A single Haloglycomyces albus DSM 45210 DNA region contains:
- a CDS encoding 3-oxoacyl-ACP reductase, translated as MPDRYVRFVNSRMGKGLAKRLGLPPAAPLRRYTVGEAEFIASASLGSAPGGTCEAIAKETLTQCDITIRRQSDDDRIDGIFYDASGIRTITDLNELYEFFPAQLRRLNRNGRVVIASAALDDTTESDEAVIVQTALEGFARSLGKEVRPGATVQLIRVPAGAEQHLAAPLRFFFSRRSAFVSGQVVSLDARCTASADGWDLKGQTAIVTGAVGGIGRSTVEVLAAYGAHVVCVDVPAVKSELEKLAQEMNGTAVALDVTSASAATDLAAALPSGADVIVHNAGITRDKTLARMSREQWQTVLDINLEAPRRITNELLNSGKLNSGARQVVLSSVSGIAGNRGQSNYATSKAGLVGLTHALAGPMREREGSVNAIAPGFIETKMTAKMPTMTREVARRLSSLGQGGSSVDVAETIGWLSLPGSRAVNGQTVRVCGQNLMGA; from the coding sequence ATGCCTGATCGATATGTACGGTTTGTCAATTCACGGATGGGGAAAGGGCTGGCCAAAAGACTCGGCCTACCACCCGCCGCCCCACTGCGACGATACACCGTGGGAGAAGCAGAGTTCATCGCCTCGGCCTCACTGGGCAGTGCCCCCGGCGGCACCTGTGAAGCGATTGCCAAGGAAACCCTGACCCAATGCGACATAACGATTCGTCGCCAATCGGACGACGACCGGATCGACGGAATCTTCTATGACGCGAGTGGAATTCGTACGATCACGGATTTGAACGAGCTATACGAGTTCTTCCCCGCCCAACTGAGGCGATTGAACCGGAACGGCCGCGTGGTTATCGCATCCGCTGCCCTGGACGACACCACCGAAAGCGACGAAGCCGTGATCGTGCAGACGGCGCTGGAAGGGTTCGCGCGAAGCCTCGGTAAGGAGGTCCGCCCGGGCGCCACAGTACAACTGATCCGCGTGCCTGCCGGAGCCGAGCAGCACCTCGCCGCGCCGCTCCGGTTCTTCTTTTCGCGACGCAGCGCTTTCGTATCCGGACAGGTGGTGTCCTTGGACGCCCGCTGCACCGCGAGCGCGGACGGGTGGGACCTGAAAGGACAGACCGCCATCGTCACCGGGGCGGTAGGTGGAATCGGACGTTCCACCGTCGAGGTTCTCGCCGCTTATGGCGCACATGTCGTCTGCGTCGACGTCCCGGCGGTGAAAAGCGAACTGGAAAAGCTGGCCCAGGAGATGAATGGAACGGCGGTGGCCCTCGACGTCACCTCTGCCTCCGCGGCGACCGATCTGGCCGCCGCATTGCCGTCGGGCGCCGACGTCATCGTTCACAATGCCGGGATTACTCGCGACAAGACCTTGGCTCGGATGAGCAGAGAACAATGGCAGACGGTATTGGACATCAATTTGGAGGCTCCGCGTCGCATCACCAACGAGCTCCTCAACAGTGGCAAGCTGAATTCGGGCGCTCGCCAGGTCGTTCTGTCCTCGGTATCGGGAATAGCGGGTAACCGAGGCCAGAGCAACTACGCGACGTCTAAGGCGGGGCTGGTGGGCCTGACTCACGCCCTGGCGGGGCCCATGCGTGAGCGAGAAGGATCGGTCAACGCGATAGCGCCGGGTTTCATCGAAACGAAGATGACCGCCAAGATGCCGACCATGACGCGTGAGGTGGCTCGGCGTCTTTCCTCATTGGGGCAGGGCGGTAGCAGTGTCGATGTAGCCGAGACCATCGGATGGCTCAGCTTGCCGGGATCGCGTGCCGTGAACGGACAAACGGTCCGCGTATGTGGGCAGAATCTGATGGGGGCGTGA
- a CDS encoding DUF6069 family protein, translating to MTVPDPDQPTRRFDQGDYYPQPRGQSSNRPTIDAAKLWAGGIAAAIVAALVAMVGILLIRGVLNINILAPESAGTYGSASTTMYVLLAAGAAIVATALLHLLVLSVPDPRSFFNWIVLLATLAAAIVPWTVFAETEAKIATSILNLVIGLSVLSIINTVGNAASQDF from the coding sequence GTGACTGTGCCCGACCCAGACCAACCGACCCGACGATTCGATCAAGGTGACTACTACCCCCAGCCTCGGGGGCAGTCCTCAAACAGGCCGACGATTGACGCCGCCAAGCTGTGGGCAGGCGGTATCGCCGCGGCAATCGTTGCGGCTCTAGTGGCGATGGTGGGAATTCTTCTCATCCGCGGCGTCCTGAACATTAATATTTTGGCTCCCGAAAGCGCCGGTACCTACGGATCGGCCTCGACGACGATGTACGTTCTTCTGGCGGCAGGGGCTGCGATAGTCGCCACGGCTCTCCTGCATTTGCTGGTGCTGTCGGTTCCCGATCCACGAAGCTTTTTTAATTGGATCGTTCTGCTGGCCACGCTCGCCGCCGCCATCGTGCCGTGGACGGTCTTTGCCGAAACGGAAGCCAAGATCGCGACGAGTATTTTGAACTTGGTGATCGGACTGAGCGTCTTGAGCATTATCAACACTGTGGGCAATGCGGCTAGTCAGGATTTTTAA
- a CDS encoding type B 50S ribosomal protein L31, with protein sequence MKDGIHPDYGYVVFRDAAAGYSFLTRSTATSEKTIEWENGRTYPVVDVQISSASHPFWTGRSRSYEDQSRVAKFMRKYGKTPSQS encoded by the coding sequence ATGAAGGACGGCATACACCCGGATTACGGTTACGTGGTATTCCGTGACGCAGCTGCTGGGTACAGCTTTTTGACTCGATCAACGGCGACCTCGGAGAAAACGATCGAATGGGAGAACGGTAGGACCTATCCTGTCGTCGACGTTCAGATCTCCTCCGCATCACACCCGTTCTGGACCGGCAGGAGCCGTAGTTATGAAGACCAGAGCCGGGTCGCGAAATTCATGCGCAAGTACGGAAAGACGCCTTCCCAGAGTTGA
- a CDS encoding MaoC/PaaZ C-terminal domain-containing protein, producing MVETTAATRGWILWRGMRDFLRRYPDPMRAGLPEVRRELRDVHVDRAALREFNSVCGFRDSANLPFTYPHILAFKTQMRIMMSSEFPMAVTGMLHLSNVTRQYRPIGVGDHFDLHVWADNLSAHRKGVTVDLRTEARLAGEVVWSETSTYLRLLPKSGPRPPKKGGSEEPELESDREWFVPARLGRDYAAVSGDYNPIHVSRTMARMMGNKDLIAQGMWGLSRAVAEVEPTGSMEDRKVEVEFRRPIVLRQKIGFYGDSTEYRDDFALVRLADGKAYLRGRVEFDLG from the coding sequence ATGGTGGAGACGACTGCGGCTACGCGCGGATGGATACTCTGGCGTGGGATGCGCGATTTTCTACGCCGCTATCCCGATCCCATGCGAGCCGGATTGCCCGAGGTTCGCCGTGAACTGCGTGACGTCCACGTTGATCGCGCGGCGCTGCGCGAGTTCAATTCGGTATGTGGCTTCCGGGACTCGGCGAATCTGCCGTTTACCTACCCGCACATCCTCGCCTTCAAAACTCAGATGCGGATTATGATGTCGTCGGAATTTCCGATGGCCGTCACTGGAATGCTGCACCTGTCCAACGTCACTCGCCAGTACCGGCCCATTGGGGTCGGCGACCATTTCGACCTGCACGTGTGGGCCGATAATCTCAGCGCTCATCGAAAAGGCGTCACCGTTGACCTACGTACCGAGGCACGGCTGGCCGGCGAGGTGGTGTGGAGCGAGACGAGTACGTATCTCCGCCTGTTGCCCAAATCGGGCCCTCGTCCACCTAAGAAGGGTGGAAGTGAGGAGCCCGAGCTGGAAAGCGACCGGGAATGGTTTGTACCCGCTCGTCTGGGGCGTGACTATGCCGCCGTGTCAGGCGATTACAACCCGATTCACGTCTCGCGGACCATGGCGCGAATGATGGGAAACAAAGATCTGATAGCCCAAGGGATGTGGGGACTTTCCCGCGCCGTCGCGGAAGTGGAGCCCACCGGGTCAATGGAGGACCGCAAAGTCGAAGTCGAGTTTCGCCGTCCGATCGTGTTGCGGCAAAAGATCGGCTTCTACGGTGACTCCACGGAGTACCGAGACGATTTCGCCCTGGTGCGACTGGCAGACGGCAAGGCTTATTTGCGGGGTCGGGTCGAGTTCGACTTGGGCTGA
- a CDS encoding acetyl-CoA C-acetyltransferase, with amino-acid sequence MTTIRPVAIVGGNRIPFAKEGGPYATKSNQDMLSAALDGLIDRFHLSGLKLDEFSAGAVLKHSRDFNLAREVVLGSRLDPATPAYDVQKACTTGMETAIGVSNKIALGQIDAGIAGGVDTTSDAPLGLNDRLRRLLLNARNSKSTGAKMKAVLGLRPSHMVPDMPRNAEPRTGLSMGEHAAQTAKEWGISRIDQDEFAATSHQRLAAAYEAGFFDDLLTPYENQRRDQILRPNSNMEKLTKLSPTFGGSEGTMTAGNSTPLSDGAATVLLSSDEWAREHDLPVLAHLVDVQSAAVDFVDGDDGLLTAPVFAVPRLLERNELSLEDFDFIEIHEAFASQVLATLKAWENDEFCRDRLNLDGALGSVARDRLNVNGSSLATGHPFAATGARIIATTAKLLHQTGEKGKLGLVSVCAAGGQGTAAIIRS; translated from the coding sequence ATGACCACCATTCGCCCGGTCGCCATCGTAGGCGGCAATCGAATCCCCTTCGCCAAGGAAGGCGGACCCTACGCAACGAAGTCGAATCAAGACATGCTCAGCGCCGCCTTGGACGGTCTGATCGATCGATTCCATCTGTCGGGGCTGAAGCTTGACGAGTTCTCCGCCGGTGCCGTGCTGAAGCACAGCCGCGACTTCAACCTCGCTCGCGAGGTCGTACTCGGCAGCAGGCTCGATCCCGCCACTCCCGCCTATGATGTCCAGAAGGCCTGTACCACCGGCATGGAGACGGCAATCGGCGTGTCCAACAAGATCGCACTCGGGCAAATCGATGCCGGAATCGCAGGTGGAGTGGACACCACCTCCGACGCTCCCTTGGGATTGAACGACCGTCTGCGTCGCCTACTGCTCAATGCGCGCAATTCCAAGAGCACCGGCGCCAAAATGAAAGCGGTTCTCGGACTGCGTCCCAGTCACATGGTTCCCGACATGCCTCGAAACGCCGAACCTCGAACCGGTCTGTCCATGGGAGAGCATGCAGCACAGACCGCCAAGGAATGGGGCATCAGCCGAATCGACCAGGATGAGTTCGCCGCCACCAGTCACCAGCGTCTTGCCGCAGCATACGAAGCGGGCTTCTTCGACGATCTCTTGACCCCATATGAAAATCAGCGTCGCGATCAGATTCTGCGGCCGAATTCGAACATGGAGAAGCTGACCAAGCTCTCCCCCACCTTCGGAGGCAGCGAGGGAACGATGACGGCAGGAAACTCCACTCCCCTGTCCGACGGCGCGGCAACGGTTCTGTTGTCCAGCGATGAGTGGGCACGTGAACACGACCTTCCCGTCCTCGCGCATCTGGTCGATGTGCAGTCGGCAGCGGTGGATTTCGTCGATGGAGACGACGGACTACTCACCGCCCCGGTTTTTGCCGTACCGCGGCTCTTGGAACGCAACGAGCTCTCGCTCGAGGACTTCGACTTCATCGAAATCCATGAAGCCTTTGCCTCACAAGTTCTGGCGACTCTCAAGGCCTGGGAGAACGACGAGTTCTGTCGCGATCGACTGAACCTCGACGGTGCATTGGGTTCGGTCGCTCGCGACCGCCTCAACGTCAACGGATCGTCCTTGGCCACCGGCCACCCGTTCGCCGCTACCGGGGCCAGAATCATCGCCACTACCGCCAAACTACTGCACCAGACCGGCGAAAAAGGGAAGCTCGGTCTCGTCTCGGTGTGCGCGGCGGGTGGTCAAGGGACCGCCGCGATTATCCGTAGCTAG
- a CDS encoding NAD(P)/FAD-dependent oxidoreductase: MSKISADVAIIGAGPTGLFAAYYAGFRGLKTAIVDSLPEAGGQVTAMYPEKSIYDVGGFPDIKGRDLVDNLVEQAAPYDPKYFLGRRADTLEHTEDGPILGLNDGTEIACGSVIITAGLGNFRSRPLPAASEFDGDGIAYFVPELNAHADQDVVIVGGGDSAFDWALALHPIANSVTMVHRRDRFRAHERSIARVRDLGVPIHVNTEIEKIHGEERVSGVSLRSQESGVPDHVPADTIVAALGFIADLGPLREWGLELDRRHIIVDSTMATNVPRIFAAGDIADYRGKVRLIATGFGEAATAVNNAVISMDPSARLFPGHSSDVG, from the coding sequence ATGTCCAAGATCTCGGCGGATGTGGCGATTATCGGTGCGGGGCCGACAGGGCTTTTTGCCGCCTATTACGCAGGATTCCGCGGTCTCAAAACGGCGATCGTCGATTCGTTGCCGGAGGCCGGTGGGCAAGTGACGGCAATGTACCCCGAGAAATCGATTTACGACGTCGGTGGGTTCCCTGACATCAAGGGACGCGACCTGGTGGACAATCTGGTCGAACAGGCGGCTCCGTACGATCCCAAGTATTTCCTGGGCAGGCGCGCCGACACTTTGGAGCACACCGAGGACGGGCCGATTCTCGGATTGAACGACGGAACTGAGATCGCTTGCGGATCGGTCATCATCACCGCCGGGCTGGGGAATTTTCGTTCGCGCCCGCTCCCGGCGGCGTCTGAGTTCGACGGAGACGGTATCGCCTATTTCGTACCGGAACTGAATGCGCACGCCGATCAAGACGTGGTCATCGTCGGTGGGGGAGATTCGGCGTTCGATTGGGCCTTGGCACTCCATCCCATCGCCAACAGCGTCACTATGGTGCATAGACGTGACCGATTCCGAGCTCACGAACGCAGCATCGCACGCGTCCGCGATCTGGGGGTGCCTATTCACGTCAACACCGAGATCGAAAAGATTCACGGTGAAGAACGGGTCTCGGGTGTGAGCCTTCGGTCGCAGGAGTCCGGCGTGCCCGATCATGTGCCTGCCGACACGATTGTGGCGGCGCTCGGATTCATCGCCGATTTGGGGCCGTTGAGGGAATGGGGCCTCGAACTGGATCGGCGGCATATCATCGTTGATTCCACCATGGCGACCAACGTCCCCCGAATTTTCGCCGCTGGAGACATCGCGGACTATCGGGGCAAGGTCCGTCTCATCGCGACCGGTTTCGGGGAAGCGGCGACGGCGGTGAACAACGCCGTCATCAGCATGGACCCGTCAGCCCGGTTGTTCCCCGGGCATTCGAGCGACGTCGGTTGA
- a CDS encoding AMP-binding protein: protein MSGSRLAGRFGVGFHIPLTMARRGILNPGRPIRLLKQLYSLARWGISPVGAFRANAARVPHHTAVIDPWGSLTHRELFDRSTRLAHAIPKLHEKPRLGLLCRNHRGFLQTVIAASHLGCDIVLLNTGASPTQLKSVIEEQEINVLIADAEFLEGITMPSHTRIVTTGNDGPDLTLEDVIAPERATTIPPAKKQGRTIVLTSGTTGTPKGARRPHPKLRSLTAMLSRIPLRVGDNVHIAAPLFHTWGYAAMQLTMAVRGTFVFTGKFDPNTSLQALAKHQCQAAFAVPVMLQRMLELPDRERQQHHLRALRAIAVSGSRLPPELAIRFMDEFSDVLYNLYGSTEVSWAAIAGPKQLRQAPDCAGTPPFGTVLRLLDDADRPVKKGDSGRIFVGNEMLFEGYVSHKSPNRHSNMLHTGDYGHINSYGSLVVEGRTDDMIVSGGENVMPREVEECIGRMPEVADNIAIGVDDVDFGQRLAVFVVVKDEWELDAATLKHRVKSRLAAHSVPRDIYFVESIPRNATGKVPVQSLREQIAARE from the coding sequence ATGAGTGGTAGCCGACTCGCCGGTCGTTTCGGAGTGGGATTCCACATCCCACTCACCATGGCCAGACGTGGAATCCTCAATCCGGGGCGCCCCATACGGTTGCTCAAACAGCTGTATTCACTGGCGCGATGGGGAATAAGTCCGGTAGGCGCATTCCGCGCCAACGCTGCCCGGGTACCGCACCACACCGCCGTGATCGATCCATGGGGCAGCCTCACCCACCGCGAACTGTTCGACCGGTCCACCCGACTGGCGCACGCGATACCGAAACTGCACGAGAAACCGCGACTCGGGCTACTGTGCCGAAACCACCGGGGGTTTCTTCAAACCGTCATCGCCGCCTCCCACCTCGGCTGCGACATCGTACTTCTCAATACCGGTGCCAGTCCTACGCAGTTGAAATCCGTCATCGAAGAGCAGGAGATCAACGTACTCATCGCCGATGCGGAGTTCCTCGAAGGCATCACCATGCCGTCGCACACCCGCATCGTCACCACGGGAAACGACGGTCCCGACCTCACCCTCGAAGACGTCATCGCCCCGGAACGGGCCACCACCATCCCACCGGCGAAAAAACAAGGACGAACGATCGTCCTCACCTCGGGTACGACCGGGACGCCCAAAGGCGCTCGACGGCCGCACCCGAAGCTGCGCTCCTTGACGGCAATGCTGTCGCGCATACCTCTGCGGGTCGGAGACAACGTCCACATTGCCGCGCCGCTGTTTCACACGTGGGGATACGCGGCGATGCAGTTGACGATGGCGGTTCGAGGAACGTTTGTCTTCACCGGAAAGTTCGATCCGAACACCTCGCTTCAGGCTCTCGCGAAACATCAGTGCCAGGCGGCGTTTGCGGTTCCGGTGATGTTGCAGCGCATGTTGGAATTGCCTGACCGTGAACGGCAGCAACACCACCTGCGCGCCCTGCGTGCGATCGCGGTGAGCGGATCACGCCTCCCTCCCGAGCTGGCGATCCGCTTCATGGACGAGTTTTCCGATGTGCTGTACAACCTCTACGGGTCGACCGAGGTCTCCTGGGCGGCCATTGCCGGTCCAAAACAACTGCGACAGGCGCCCGACTGTGCGGGTACGCCTCCGTTCGGGACGGTCCTACGGTTGTTGGACGATGCGGATCGGCCGGTGAAGAAGGGTGACAGTGGCCGCATCTTCGTTGGTAATGAAATGCTCTTCGAAGGTTATGTGTCGCATAAGTCGCCGAACCGGCACTCCAATATGCTCCATACAGGCGACTACGGTCATATAAATTCATACGGGTCCCTCGTGGTGGAAGGGCGCACGGACGACATGATCGTGTCCGGCGGCGAGAATGTCATGCCGCGTGAAGTCGAAGAGTGCATCGGCAGGATGCCCGAGGTGGCGGACAATATCGCCATTGGAGTCGACGACGTCGATTTCGGCCAACGTTTGGCGGTTTTCGTGGTGGTCAAAGACGAATGGGAACTGGACGCCGCCACTCTCAAGCACCGCGTGAAAAGCCGTCTGGCGGCCCATAGCGTGCCGCGTGATATATATTTCGTTGAATCCATACCCCGGAACGCGACGGGAAAGGTTCCCGTGCAGAGCCTCCGTGAGCAAATCGCCGCAAGAGAATAG
- a CDS encoding SCP2 sterol-binding domain-containing protein, whose translation MSDNPIADVDFATISPSDFAQLVKSTPKSQINELMGQEEIRAAVLDAIFDRMGSQYKGSRKTSAVVHWKILDRPDGEYDLYETVLDNGECVVNKDGDRDPRVTIKLNAEQFLNLASGNGSPPMMFFSGKLKLQGDVGFAASLGNLFNIPKA comes from the coding sequence ATGAGTGATAATCCGATTGCTGATGTCGATTTTGCAACGATAAGTCCCAGCGATTTCGCGCAGCTGGTCAAAAGCACCCCGAAGAGTCAGATTAACGAGCTCATGGGGCAGGAAGAGATCCGCGCCGCGGTTCTGGACGCCATCTTCGACCGGATGGGTAGTCAATATAAGGGCTCCCGTAAAACAAGTGCCGTCGTGCATTGGAAGATACTCGATCGACCCGACGGTGAATACGATCTTTATGAAACCGTACTCGACAATGGGGAGTGCGTCGTTAATAAAGACGGTGATCGAGACCCTCGCGTCACAATCAAGCTCAACGCCGAGCAATTCCTCAACCTTGCCTCCGGCAACGGTTCACCGCCCATGATGTTCTTCAGTGGAAAATTGAAGCTCCAGGGCGACGTAGGGTTTGCCGCCAGTCTCGGCAACCTGTTCAACATTCCCAAAGCGTAG
- a CDS encoding acyl-CoA dehydrogenase family protein, producing the protein MSESFNLELSEEHEDIRDWVHGFAADVIRPAAAEWDEREETPWPIIQEAAKIGLYGLEALVQFWSDDTGLQLQLVNEELFWGDAGIGMAIFGSTLAAAGIYANGTPEQIVEWIPQCFGDENDPKVGAFCSSEPEAGSDVAAMRTRAKYNEVDDTWTLRGQKAWITNGGIANIHVVMAVVDPELGTKGHAAFVIPPGTPGLDSPSKVKKHGLRASHTADVFLDEVTVPGSCLLGGKEKLDERLARAHERRRNPDAAKTKNPSMSTFEVSRPTVGAQALGIARAAYEHSLEYASERHQFGRPIISNQAIGFTLADMKTEIDAARLLVWRAAWMARNGGGFTSGEGSMAKLKASEVAVWATERAIQIYGGAGYSRENPVERLARDAKIYTIFEGTSEIQRLVIARAISGMDLK; encoded by the coding sequence ATGTCAGAGTCTTTCAATCTTGAACTCAGTGAAGAGCACGAAGACATTCGGGACTGGGTTCACGGTTTTGCCGCTGATGTCATACGGCCGGCCGCCGCCGAATGGGACGAGCGAGAGGAAACTCCGTGGCCCATCATTCAAGAAGCGGCCAAGATCGGTCTGTACGGTCTCGAAGCGCTAGTGCAGTTCTGGAGCGACGACACCGGACTGCAACTGCAGCTGGTTAATGAAGAACTGTTCTGGGGCGATGCCGGAATCGGAATGGCCATCTTCGGTTCGACCCTCGCGGCAGCGGGCATTTACGCCAATGGAACTCCCGAACAGATCGTGGAATGGATTCCACAGTGTTTCGGGGACGAGAACGACCCGAAGGTCGGAGCGTTCTGCTCCAGTGAACCCGAAGCGGGGTCCGACGTCGCAGCCATGCGCACCCGGGCGAAATACAACGAAGTCGACGACACGTGGACCCTGCGCGGCCAAAAAGCCTGGATCACCAACGGCGGCATCGCCAATATCCACGTCGTCATGGCCGTCGTCGATCCGGAACTGGGAACCAAGGGGCACGCCGCCTTCGTCATTCCGCCCGGTACCCCCGGCCTGGACAGTCCGTCGAAGGTCAAAAAACACGGATTGCGCGCGTCCCACACCGCCGACGTATTTCTCGACGAAGTGACCGTACCCGGTTCGTGCCTGCTCGGCGGAAAAGAAAAACTGGACGAACGACTTGCCCGAGCACACGAGAGGCGCCGTAACCCCGACGCGGCCAAAACCAAGAACCCTTCCATGTCGACGTTCGAGGTCTCCCGACCCACCGTAGGCGCGCAAGCGCTCGGAATCGCCCGTGCCGCCTATGAACACTCCCTCGAATACGCGAGTGAGCGCCACCAATTCGGGCGGCCCATCATTTCCAATCAAGCCATCGGGTTCACGCTGGCCGACATGAAGACCGAAATCGACGCGGCCCGTCTACTGGTGTGGCGCGCCGCCTGGATGGCCCGAAACGGAGGCGGATTCACCTCCGGAGAAGGCTCGATGGCCAAACTAAAGGCCAGCGAAGTGGCCGTCTGGGCCACCGAACGCGCGATTCAGATATACGGCGGAGCGGGCTACAGCCGCGAAAACCCCGTCGAACGCTTGGCCCGCGACGCCAAGATCTACACCATCTTTGAAGGCACGTCAGAGATTCAGCGTCTCGTCATCGCACGGGCGATCTCGGGAATGGACCTTAAATGA
- a CDS encoding TetR/AcrR family transcriptional regulator has protein sequence MTTTRKRIPRREREQQMLDAAVPIFARDGFHAAGMAEIARNCGISKPMLYLYFESKEGLFIACIRRESDRLITMITEAVARGGSPKDDLWNGIRAFLSFIDQHRGAWSVLYRRARSLGEPVSSEVDELRSNMTTMIAGLLAHYRPDIDAETKLAAHTLVGACESLADYMLEQPDVTVEDVSGRLMDLMWPGLALIFDTQPKSNSTRPRK, from the coding sequence GTGACCACGACCAGAAAGCGCATCCCACGCCGGGAACGGGAACAGCAAATGCTGGACGCCGCCGTACCGATCTTCGCTCGTGACGGCTTCCACGCCGCTGGGATGGCCGAGATCGCCCGAAACTGCGGTATCTCGAAGCCCATGCTATACCTTTACTTCGAGTCGAAGGAAGGGCTGTTCATCGCTTGCATTCGACGGGAGTCCGACCGACTCATAACGATGATCACCGAAGCAGTGGCGCGCGGCGGCTCTCCCAAAGACGACCTGTGGAACGGTATCCGGGCCTTTTTGAGTTTCATCGACCAACACCGTGGCGCCTGGTCCGTACTCTATCGGCGCGCCCGTTCACTGGGAGAACCGGTCAGCAGCGAAGTCGACGAACTCCGCAGCAACATGACGACCATGATCGCCGGCCTGCTTGCCCACTACCGCCCCGATATCGACGCCGAAACGAAGCTCGCCGCCCATACCCTGGTAGGAGCCTGCGAGTCCCTGGCCGATTACATGCTCGAACAACCCGACGTCACCGTAGAGGACGTTTCCGGTCGACTCATGGACCTCATGTGGCCGGGACTCGCGCTTATTTTTGATACTCAGCCCAAGTCGAACTCGACCCGACCCCGCAAATAA
- a CDS encoding MFS transporter has translation MTHPQVKFSRFSDVLSIPGFKSLLLGGLLIRLPYSAAGLTLTLFVRFALDLSYIHAGFIGTLYVLGQATGSTLMGRISDRWGLRTVIGATTVISTLTWLCIPLMSYGLLVTLAFPAGVLAIPVFVVVRQPIAAMIPDRLRRTAYAMDSMLVELAFAIAPAAATVLATAMNPFLTPVVVGLFIFAAGGSLWLINPPTVSDAENQDISEKPVPLKRRDWLNGRLVAMMFVGMGLTIAVAGTDIAIVSLLEHHDQLNMAWMPLALWALYSLTGVFVLASTDRLVSPTVLLITLALMTVPLGFTGSWWLLTVALLPAGFLTSMTVASSTDRVSRLAPPQVRGTAMGMQGSAMTIGAALGAPLVGSTVEIFGAEWGFTAAGLGTLLAGLSALGLEWRARNHAALEPRSTSEKRPSETVSG, from the coding sequence GTGACCCATCCTCAGGTAAAATTCTCGCGATTCAGCGACGTCCTGTCCATACCCGGATTTAAGTCATTGCTCTTGGGTGGACTGCTTATTCGCCTACCGTATTCGGCGGCCGGATTGACGTTGACACTGTTTGTTCGTTTCGCGCTGGACTTGAGCTATATTCACGCTGGTTTCATCGGTACCCTGTACGTTCTGGGGCAGGCCACCGGGTCGACATTGATGGGTCGGATTTCCGACAGATGGGGCCTGCGCACTGTCATCGGTGCGACTACTGTCATCAGTACACTGACGTGGCTGTGTATTCCGCTCATGAGCTACGGGCTCCTGGTGACTCTGGCTTTTCCCGCGGGGGTATTGGCCATCCCGGTATTCGTGGTGGTTCGTCAGCCCATCGCGGCCATGATTCCCGATCGCCTGCGGCGCACCGCCTATGCCATGGATTCGATGTTGGTGGAACTGGCGTTCGCCATCGCTCCCGCAGCGGCAACGGTATTGGCCACGGCCATGAACCCGTTTCTTACTCCTGTCGTCGTCGGACTGTTCATTTTCGCGGCGGGCGGTTCCTTGTGGCTGATCAATCCGCCCACTGTCTCCGACGCGGAAAATCAGGACATCTCCGAAAAGCCGGTGCCACTCAAACGGCGAGATTGGTTGAACGGGCGTCTGGTGGCGATGATGTTCGTCGGGATGGGCCTGACGATTGCGGTGGCGGGGACCGACATCGCGATCGTCTCTCTGCTGGAACACCATGACCAGTTGAATATGGCCTGGATGCCGTTGGCTCTCTGGGCGCTCTACTCCTTGACCGGAGTTTTTGTGCTCGCTTCCACCGACCGGCTGGTATCCCCTACGGTTCTGCTGATCACTTTGGCCTTGATGACCGTTCCGCTCGGGTTTACCGGTTCGTGGTGGCTTCTGACCGTTGCTTTGCTTCCGGCTGGATTTTTGACGTCCATGACCGTCGCCTCGAGTACCGACCGGGTATCGCGTTTGGCGCCGCCACAGGTACGTGGAACCGCAATGGGGATGCAAGGATCGGCGATGACGATCGGGGCGGCGTTGGGTGCGCCGCTGGTCGGATCGACCGTAGAGATATTCGGTGCCGAATGGGGATTCACAGCGGCGGGTCTGGGAACACTGCTCGCGGGGTTGAGCGCCCTCGGTCTGGAATGGCGGGCTCGGAACCATGCAGCGCTCGAACCGAGGTCGACCTCTGAAAAGCGGCCCTCGGAAACCGTTTCCGGATGA